A window from Azoarcus sp. DD4 encodes these proteins:
- the creD gene encoding cell envelope integrity protein CreD, with amino-acid sequence MQRKLLAKLGIIALLSLILLIPLAMIEAQIAARSERQDAVVQDIADTAAGPQTLVGPVLAVRYRERVTQRERDAATGKETLRREIVERTLVLPPQRLAIDGDASVETRQRGLYRASLYHLAARLDGHFVIDERLGLAAERELIDARAYLVVGIADPRGVDNDPALRINGRDYRFSAGNAGALAGPGLNVDLGEIALDRAGRFDFNFPLALTGSARLAIAPAGEATAVTLRSPWPHPSFQGRFLPLTRSVSGRGFEAQWQISHLARNFERVLAASDEDRAVRPETLAVSFIEPVNVYLKSERAVKYGVLFVVLTFAAFFLTEVLRRLPIHPLQYLLVGLALAVFFLLLIALSEHVAFGPAYALSAAACVLLIGTYLAGALGSLRRGAAFGAGIGALYGVLYGVLLSEDNALLMGALLLFAALGATMLATRRIDWYRLGHVRAEA; translated from the coding sequence ATGCAAAGAAAGTTGTTGGCAAAGCTGGGCATCATTGCCTTGTTGTCGCTGATCCTGCTGATTCCGCTGGCGATGATCGAAGCGCAGATCGCCGCGCGCAGCGAACGCCAGGATGCGGTGGTGCAGGACATCGCCGACACCGCCGCCGGCCCGCAGACGCTGGTCGGCCCGGTGCTGGCGGTGCGCTACCGAGAGCGCGTCACCCAGCGCGAGCGCGATGCCGCCACCGGCAAGGAAACGCTGCGCCGCGAGATCGTCGAGCGCACCCTGGTGCTGCCGCCCCAGCGGCTCGCCATCGACGGCGACGCCAGCGTGGAAACACGCCAGCGCGGCCTCTACCGCGCCAGCCTCTACCACCTCGCCGCCCGGCTCGACGGCCACTTCGTCATCGACGAGCGGCTGGGCCTGGCCGCCGAACGTGAGCTGATCGACGCGCGTGCCTACCTGGTGGTCGGCATCGCCGACCCGCGCGGCGTGGACAACGATCCGGCGCTACGCATCAATGGTCGCGACTATCGCTTCAGCGCCGGCAACGCCGGTGCGTTGGCCGGGCCGGGACTCAATGTCGACCTCGGCGAAATCGCGCTCGACCGCGCCGGCCGCTTCGACTTCAACTTTCCGCTCGCGCTCACCGGCTCGGCGCGGCTGGCGATCGCGCCGGCCGGCGAGGCCACCGCGGTGACGCTGCGTTCGCCCTGGCCGCACCCCAGCTTCCAGGGCCGCTTCCTGCCGCTCACCCGCAGCGTGAGCGGGCGCGGTTTCGAAGCCCAATGGCAGATCTCCCACCTCGCCCGCAACTTCGAGCGCGTGCTTGCGGCCAGCGACGAGGACCGCGCCGTCCGGCCGGAAACCCTGGCCGTCAGCTTCATCGAGCCGGTCAATGTGTACCTGAAATCCGAACGCGCGGTGAAGTACGGCGTGCTGTTCGTGGTGCTGACCTTCGCCGCCTTCTTCCTCACCGAAGTCCTGCGCCGCCTGCCCATCCATCCGCTGCAGTACCTGCTGGTCGGGCTGGCGCTGGCGGTGTTCTTCCTGTTGTTGATCGCGCTCTCGGAGCACGTCGCCTTCGGCCCCGCCTATGCGCTTTCGGCAGCGGCCTGCGTACTGCTGATCGGCACCTATCTAGCCGGTGCCCTGGGCAGCCTGCGCCGCGGCGCAGCCTTCGGCGCCGGCATCGGCGCGCTGTACGGCGTGCTCTACGGCGTGCTGCTGTCGGAAGACAACGCGCTGCTGATGGGCGCCTTGCTGCTGTTCGCCGCACTCGGTGCGACCATGCTCGCCACCCGCCGCATCGACTGGTACCGCCTCGGCCACGTCCGCGCGGAGGCCTGA